The sequence below is a genomic window from Acropora palmata chromosome 5, jaAcrPala1.3, whole genome shotgun sequence.
TTCCCAAGCACATTAAAGATATTGGGGAGGTAAATGAAATCACAAAGACAACTGCGGTTCGTTCTAGCCTGGTGCATTTGAACCTCCAATTGAAGGGCTccgggcaaaaacgtcctaactgacattttgggtcttttttcatttttgcccaaaagtggctgattttttgcatgtgccCCAACAGTATTAAggaaataagtgttctatatttttttgggctggtttgttttttatttccaagaattaaCGTATGCAAAAAACTTCGTTTTTCGCGGCGGCATTGTTTGATCGTTCGTTCCGAGCGTCGCCGAGTTCATTGAAGTGAGACGTAAATAACTCTATTCAAGGTTCAAACTCATTGTCTGCGAATGGCACCATAGTTAATAGATGGAAGTGGTTATGAAGAccggcaaacttcaaagaGATAGGTTATTGTTTGAGTTTTTCGAAGTCACGTGATAATGACCGTGCACACtcaaattcaagatggcgtcgTTTGCAAATGAACATGTGGTCATTTGACGTGTTTTAAACTCAAAATAATGTAGTTCTGTCATCTTAAACGGCTTTCAAAAgtttatcattttgaaagtaaaatgcCTGGCGATAACTGTTCCGTTTTTGGCTGTGGTACGTGGCGGAGGACGAAAGGAATCGGCATCTGGAAACTGCCCTCTGCACGAAATGCCGAATACAAGAAGTGGCGAGAAGAGTGGCTGAGTGAGATCACGAAAACAAGAGTTATTGACAAAGATTTCGAGAAACAGATCGACAATGACAAGGTTTTTACCTGtgagaaacatttcaaaattgaggATATAGAAATATGTAAGTAATGCTGTTGTTATGTCCCGTTTTTTGATGTCAACAAAAGTTAGCTAGCTGTTAGCTGTCTCTCGTTTGTTTGACCTTTACAACCTTACTCTGGTCATGGGTTAAAAATAtcttcttttttacttttatttaagTTCATTCGGAGAAGATggtgaaaaagaaaccaaagatTGGAGCCTTGCCGACGTTGAACGTGCCGAAGAGAAGTCATGATACGACAAAACCAGCTACACATCCTTCGAGAACCGTGGTAACTAACAACCCCGTTGCAGAGAACGTCAAGAAGTATTACCAAAGCTTCAACGACCTCTGTAAAAGAGTCAAAACACTCAAAACGTTGAACGATTGGATAGTCCAGGAACTAGAGGACAGACTAGTTTTAAAGAAGGAAAGATCTCAAGTTATGCTACCAGAAATTGAGATTATGATTGACGATAGTCTGGGATTCACTATTTATGTATATGGATGGCTCCTACCTGAAGACCATGAACTGTACACTGCAAATTTAAGGTCAATTACTAACATTACTGTGTCTGACCTTGTAAAGAGTATTGCCACTCAGTCTATTTGTCCTGGGGTCAAACCATCTGAATTCTCAAGCAGCATAGTGCATCATGTTATTCCAAAGTCTGTTGATCCTTTTttcgatgatgatgatggtggcACTTCATTTCCACATCAAGAATATTGGAGAACTCGTGGTTGTGTAGTTTTGTTTGGACATGGTGAACAGTGTTGTAGTTGTCATCAGTATTCACATAAATCTGAACTCAGACacaaggcaaaagaaaagaaaattgctaaGCCAGCACATCTATTTTCACCTATATCACAGACGGCACCACAGCGAATTAAGCTGACACTGCAGATGCAGAGGTTAAAATGGGCTGAACTTGagcaaaaacttgaagaaatgaagctTGAAATACAGAGGTCAAGTGTTGAAGTTGATCACCAGTTGAGCCAGGACATTACCAGTATCCTTGGTAAATCAGAGAAGAACATAACACCATTTATGGATCTATTTTGGCAGCAACAGAAAAACCTGTCGACAAGAAGCTCAACAGGTGTTAGATACCATCCGATGATCATACGTTACTGTTTATCTCTTGCTACAAAATCACCAGCATGCTACGAAGAATTGCGCAAGAGTAAGATCCTTGTCCTTCCAAGTCAGCGAACTCTCAAGGACTATTGGAACTGTATCCGCCCAAAGGCTGGATTCCAAGAAGAAGTTATTGAAGAGTTGAAAGACTTAACAAATAGCTACTTTGATGTCCAAAGATACATTGTACTGTTGTttgatgaaatgaagattATGTCAAACCTTGTTTTTGACAAAGTCACTGGTGAACTAATTGGATATCTTGACCTGGGAGACCCAGACATTTGGAACTTTGGAACACTTGAAAAAGTTGACGAGATTGCCAGCCATGCTCTGGTATTCTTCATCAGAGGCATTTGCACTGAGCTGAAGTTCAGTCTGGCATATTTTGCTACAAATGGGGTCACCTCCCATCAGCTAATGCCACTATTCTGGGAGGCCATAGGTGTATTAGAATTAACCTGCAACCTTTGGGTGATTGCTAGCACCTCTGATGGAGCATCACCCAACAGGAGGCTCTATCGAATGCACGAACCCCTGGATAACAATGCTGAGGATGATATTTGTTATGGAACCATAAACTTAAATACGCCACATCGGTACATATATTTCTTCTCTGATGTACCCCATCTGGTCAAGACTACGAGGAACTGCCTTTACAGCTCTGGACATGGATCATGCACTCGGTATGTTTTGGGAAATGATATTATTCACTTATTCACCATGTAGTATATTATTCACCAACTATTTTTGAAACTCAATAAATAACAACAGTGTGATTGCAATAGACTTTCATTGTACTACACTAATAGATATTGGTTGacaatatttatatttgttccttttttgttttgtaaactATTTACCCACTAGCATTCAATTTCTATTTCACAGGTTTATTGCAATCGCTCTTgatgtttaaattttttaaagtggtTCAACTAATCTATTATTGTGACAGTCTAATacacaagagaaaaaattatttaaagtaTACTAGAAGGTGTATTATACAGTTTTCAATCTAGCACTGAAGCATGTTGAAAATTAGCAAGTTTGTTTGAAAGATGTTTCCTCAAAACATGTTTATTCTTGATTGTTTTATACAGTGAATAAGTATTATATATGagggtaataataattagttgtGGGTCATCACATTGAGCACTGTCACattttatattaaaatttGTGAAACCATTTCTGCTTAGGTACATGTGGAATGACGGGAATCATTTGCTGTGGCAACATATAGTGCAGCTGTATTACCAAGATGTTGAGAATGGTTTAAAGTTGATGCCCAGATTAACTTATGATCACATTAAACTGAATTCCTATTCAACCATGCGTGTAAGTCTGGCAGCCCAGATACTGAGTTCTACTGTGGCAGCTGTGTTGAAGTCATTTGGTCCTCCAGATGCAAAAGGAACATCAAAGCTGTGTGAAATGGTGGATTCTTATTTTGATTGTCTCAATGTGCGCAGCACAACTGAGCATCAAAGTAAGAGGAAATCATTTCTTGCACCATATAGATCAGTGGATGATCCAAGATTTCTTTGGTTGACAAATGATTTCCTTGGCTATCTGAGGGATTGGAAGGACAGCATCGCCCAACGCCCTGgtaattttacaaagaatgCCAGGAGCAGGATGTTCTTATCCTGGCAGACATATGAAGGCCTGCAGATCTCAGCCTATTCAGTTGTAGAGGCaacaaagtttcttttgaatgaaGGTGTAGGGTATGTCTTAACTGAGAGGTTTTGCCAAGATCCTATAGAAGAATACTTTGGAAACCAGAGGAAGTTGGgaagaagaaatgacaatCCCGACATGAAGATGTTTGGCTACAACAATAATACCATCAGAGTACAACGTGCAGTCTCCTGTCAGTCTGGGAACACACGTGGAAGGAAAGACCGAGACAGATCATGGGTCAATGTTTCGGATGACCCAGTGCCAAAGAGGAAGAAACAATGACTGCCTTATACATAGGTCAATTTTATAACATTAAAGCAAAATCCTTGTATCGCCAATGTCAATCTGAAACATGCGtgtgtattttcttttccatcaaTCATGTGAAAAGGGGTGGAGCATAAGCAAATGCATGTGATTAGCCCTTTACAGTTGTTTACATGACTGACATATcagaaatgcaaaacaaatcaaattaaggGTTTGACATTGATTGTACTGATATAATAAAGACTTTCGctttcgctttgtttttctATGCAAATATTTCAACTTGCACATATGaatgtaaattttatttttcatcaggTATCGTTTTTAAGTATAAGCAAATTTGTGTCAACAttatttaacaacaaatgcaacAGCAACTTATTATAATATACAATATACAATCATTGCACAATTTTCAGAGTTTAGTTTTGCCTTTGTTGGTCACTCTCGTGGGAGGCTCTGCTTATATCCTTATGGAGTGcctttgatttcatttgtttcactCTAATTTTGTGTTTCTGGATAATatcttttgcaaaagaaaatgaacgcACTTTGACATACAGTTGTATGATGTTGTGCAAAACATCTTTGGCAACACTACTGTTGATTATCAGTTCAGAATTGGATAACATGGAATTGTATGCTGAGACAACTTCAACATCATGAACAGATCTTGATATGATATTAGCAAAAGCACTGTTTTGCACATTAGCCTTCAAAGTGGCATCCCGGAAATAATGCTCAGTTctctcaaaaattaattgagcATTTTTGGAAATTGCCCACAAACCACCACGATTTAAGCATGAAGTTAACTTCTGACATTCAATGGCATTCTGGTCTTCTAATTTGCCAGCCCTTAGGATAGAGATTGCCTGCTCACTCTCTGATGATTTACCAGCATGCTTGGTATGAAGTTTATGAAGGACATAACCCCCAATATACTGCAGTCCAGCTTTTTCTTCATCTGAAAGTTTAGATAATGGAGTACAAGTATAAatgctttcaattttctccTTGCTGTGTGCTAACATACAATCAGCAACTTTGGTAGACAGTAGTGTAGCTGCGTTCCTTGACAATCCCTTAAAATACTTAACTGCATTCAGAGCTATGGTTGAATAGAAGCAAGAATAAAATCTTTCAGCATTCCCAGACTTTATCAAGCGTTTATATAGGTCTTCAATGTCACAGAATTCAGCTGTTATCTCTTGTAGACCGTTGTTGTAGGTGTAGGCACTTAGCTCGTCTCGGATTGATTTTGGGTGGATTTTGTTGCCAGCAATTTTGAGTTTagctttttcaacaattcttgaGTAAGCTACATAAGTTAAACAGCTCTCTTGTCCTACTTCTTTTTGATTCTCAACATCTTCTCTCGTATCTTTGTGTTTAACTGTCTTGTGTCGTTTCAGTCCGTTCTTGCTTTTGCATTTCTTCTGGCACAGTTCACACATAACGTTTTCAAGTTGAACCTGTCGTAAACAAAAGTAACTTTCAGTTGAGAAATCAGTCATAAAACGATACTACAAAGTCTAGTTATAAGCATATATAGAAGAAATAGTAACCAGTGTATATTAACATCGTCAGCACAGTACGACACGTAGTTGTAAGGATTTCGTTAGAACTACAACAAAGCAGGACCAATTATAGTCGATCGAGCTGAAAGAAGATGAACGTCAAAGCACAGCGCTTTTCGCTAAATTCTGGGTGGCTAAGAAAGAACCCAATACTCACTTGATCAGCAGCTTGTCTAAACTGTTCATCAagctcttcttcttcttccaaaATACCTAAAATAGCGTCAAAATCGTCTCCGAAGAAAACCAAATCATTCGTGTCCGCCATATTGTTTAG
It includes:
- the LOC141880711 gene encoding uncharacterized protein LOC141880711, encoding MPGDNCSVFGCGTWRRTKGIGIWKLPSARNAEYKKWREEWLSEITKTRVIDKDFEKQIDNDKVFTCEKHFKIEDIEIFHSEKMVKKKPKIGALPTLNVPKRSHDTTKPATHPSRTVVTNNPVAENVKKYYQSFNDLCKRVKTLKTLNDWIVQELEDRLVLKKERSQVMLPEIEIMIDDSLGFTIYVYGWLLPEDHELYTANLRSITNITVSDLVKSIATQSICPGVKPSEFSSSIVHHVIPKSVDPFFDDDDGGTSFPHQEYWRTRGCVVLFGHGEQCCSCHQYSHKSELRHKAKEKKIAKPAHLFSPISQTAPQRIKLTLQMQRLKWAELEQKLEEMKLEIQRSSVEVDHQLSQDITSILGKSEKNITPFMDLFWQQQKNLSTRSSTGVRYHPMIIRYCLSLATKSPACYEELRKSKILVLPSQRTLKDYWNCIRPKAGFQEEVIEELKDLTNSYFDVQRYIVLLFDEMKIMSNLVFDKVTGELIGYLDLGDPDIWNFGTLEKVDEIASHALVFFIRGICTELKFSLAYFATNGVTSHQLMPLFWEAIGVLELTCNLWVIASTSDGASPNRRLYRMHEPLDNNAEDDICYGTINLNTPHRYIYFFSDVPHLVKTTRNCLYSSGHGSCTRYMWNDGNHLLWQHIVQLYYQDVENGLKLMPRLTYDHIKLNSYSTMRVSLAAQILSSTVAAVLKSFGPPDAKGTSKLCEMVDSYFDCLNVRSTTEHQSKRKSFLAPYRSVDDPRFLWLTNDFLGYLRDWKDSIAQRPGNFTKNARSRMFLSWQTYEGLQISAYSVVEATKFLLNEGVGYVLTERFCQDPIEEYFGNQRKLGRRNDNPDMKMFGYNNNTIRVQRAVSCQSGNTRGRKDRDRSWVNVSDDPVPKRKKQ
- the LOC141880709 gene encoding uncharacterized protein LOC141880709; the encoded protein is MADTNDLVFFGDDFDAILGILEEEEELDEQFRQAADQVQLENVMCELCQKKCKSKNGLKRHKTVKHKDTREDVENQKEVGQESCLTYVAYSRIVEKAKLKIAGNKIHPKSIRDELSAYTYNNGLQEITAEFCDIEDLYKRLIKSGNAERFYSCFYSTIALNAVKYFKGLSRNAATLLSTKVADCMLAHSKEKIESIYTCTPLSKLSDEEKAGLQYIGGYVLHKLHTKHAGKSSESEQAISILRAGKLEDQNAIECQKLTSCLNRGGLWAISKNAQLIFERTEHYFRDATLKANVQNSAFANIISRSVHDVEVVSAYNSMLSNSELIINSSVAKDVLHNIIQLYVKVRSFSFAKDIIQKHKIRVKQMKSKALHKDISRASHESDQQRQN